A stretch of DNA from Pseudanabaena galeata CCNP1313:
CTTAAATGCTGCTTTGGCTGGGTTATCTTGTCTGCTGGTCGCGGGAGCAGATGGTTGAACATTAGGACTAGGAATATTAGTCTCAATGAATGTGGCGACATGACCATTAGTACTGGCGATCGCGGCGACATGACCGTTTGTACTTGCAATTTGGGCAATACTGTCGTTGCTGGCAACTGCGGCGATCGCATAGGCAGGTTGCTCCTGTACTGCATATATTGGTGTTATATCCCTTGTTGGAACAACTGCGGCTGTACTTGGGGATGATGTGTCATTCAACCAATTCTGAACAATCTCTGCAAATTTCTTGCCTGGCTTGGGATAGATGCCACTGCTGATTTCAGGACATCTACTTTTAGAGATCATTAGGGTATTCTGGTCGTCCAATAATCCACAGATGTCTAGTTCGTATTCACTGCCTTCCTTTTGAATCGGGGCTGTGCCAATCTTGCGAACACTGGTGATTTTCTGTTTGCCTGCAATTTCGGTAGCTCCATATTCATATTCGATTTTTGATCGCATCGTGGCGATGATGTGGCAGCTTGAACTGATGATTTTGTCCCATAGTTGGCGTTCTATGGGGCGGATTTTTGCCCAGTTGCGGACATCGCTGCCAACTGAGTCTAGTTCCGCGTACCATGCGTGGGATAGGGAGTCGATAATCAGGTAATCAAATCCTGATTCTTCGGCACTTTCAATCGCGTTGTAATATTGGCTTGGTCCGAATTTGCTTAGTTCGAGTACCTCGAAGTTAAACAAGTTGCCATACTTGCGGCTTGAACCATGTTCGGTGTCAATCAATCCAATTCTTTTGCCCAAGCATGATGCTAGTTGGAGGGCTGTGTAGGTTTTGCCACATCCTGGTGGGCCATATAGAGCCATCCGCAGTTTGATGTTTTCTTTGGTCGCTTTCTGAAATGAGTAAGTCATAGGTAATTTTCCTTATATGTAAATATCAATGGATTTCTTCTAGAGAGCCTCGCTAGAGGACTGATGAAAGTCTCTATGCGTGACTTTCTAGAATTAGTTAGATCGTGAATAGGATGTCTATTTCTGAGTCGTCGTTTAGGTTGTCTATCGTCGTGTAGCGATCGCATAGGTCGCCGATCGTTGCCTCGGCGGAATCCTGATTACCATCGGCAATCAGGATTCCGTAGCAACTAAATTCATACTTTTTCTTGGCTTGTTGCCACTGTTCTATAAAGTCCTGTGATGGTATGTCTAGTCCATCGGTAATTAGCACAACATCGGCTTTTCGAGATTTTTCATGCTGTTTAATGGACTCCAATGCTCCCGTCAAGGCGGCGGTAAAGCTCGTATCATTACCGTTGTAGAACTTTTCGATACAGTCAAGGACGCGATTGGGATCTGGTGCGGTTCCTGCAAAATCATCTGTCCGCTCAACTCTTCCTGTGAAGTGCAAAATACGGCAATGACGCTTTTGCATTACGGCGATACTCAGTAATGCTAGGGCTACGGCTTTACTCCAAATCTCGGCGCTTCCTTCCATTGAGCCACTAGAATCCAAACAGATGACAATCGGTCCTTTGGCTAGTGGTTCGCGGCTAATTAGTTCGCGTTGCAGTAGTGAGCGTTCGATGAAACCTTGGGCAAATACTGGAAACAGGGCGGGAATTGTGAGCTTGACTAGTTCACAGGGTAATAACCTCGTTAAGTCATTGCCAGTAGTTACACCAATCATTTCTGTCCGTCCTTCAATCACTTTGGAGCGCTGCATTTTGGCGGCGATCGCAATTTTCTTGCCCGCCAGTTGGGCGATCGCTTGTAATTTGGGTGCTGCTTGCAGTCTTTGCGCTAGTTGTAGCTTATCCGCAACTTTTAGCTTCTCCTCGGTCGTGCGATCGCCTCCACCACCAAGAGCAGCTAGGCTTTCTTCCATAATTTCTAGGTCAGCTTCGGCTCTCGCGATGCCGATGATTAAGGCGGCTCCTATTTTTGTTTCGGTAATTGAGTCGGCATAGTCTTCACAAGCTTTTCGGGTAGCGATACCTTTTTGCTTCAACCCTTGCACCATTTGCATGAGTTCAGATGTGGGCGGTTGCCCTGCGAGCATTTCAAAGATGCCCCGAATCTGTTTTCTGATTAGCTCTGGGTCTTCTAATCGTTGATCTGGCTCTGGTAACATCTCGGCGATCGCTTTGCAGAT
This window harbors:
- a CDS encoding AAA family ATPase, with amino-acid sequence MTYSFQKATKENIKLRMALYGPPGCGKTYTALQLASCLGKRIGLIDTEHGSSRKYGNLFNFEVLELSKFGPSQYYNAIESAEESGFDYLIIDSLSHAWYAELDSVGSDVRNWAKIRPIERQLWDKIISSSCHIIATMRSKIEYEYGATEIAGKQKITSVRKIGTAPIQKEGSEYELDICGLLDDQNTLMISKSRCPEISSGIYPKPGKKFAEIVQNWLNDTSSPSTAAVVPTRDITPIYAVQEQPAYAIAAVASNDSIAQIASTNGHVAAIASTNGHVATFIETNIPSPNVQPSAPATSRQDNPAKAAFKALLAVTQQPTGKVIEASIDLYGADATGLKPKFSSENMTAVQIKEVCEALMLEWLGVKGYVVELAQNLIDISSSRYPGQYSLIATDINSQLEF
- a CDS encoding vWA domain-containing protein; translated protein: MPSPLVYAVPKWTEICARDFKEGSERLCEVISEGETKIYNFDTFTDETYHRLYDRQPNRLEDSDIKPENKIWIAIHQQMTELEAFQQFSNRLNGDEFLAGIGTTAICKAIAEMLPEPDQRLEDPELIRKQIRGIFEMLAGQPPTSELMQMVQGLKQKGIATRKACEDYADSITETKIGAALIIGIARAEADLEIMEESLAALGGGGDRTTEEKLKVADKLQLAQRLQAAPKLQAIAQLAGKKIAIAAKMQRSKVIEGRTEMIGVTTGNDLTRLLPCELVKLTIPALFPVFAQGFIERSLLQRELISREPLAKGPIVICLDSSGSMEGSAEIWSKAVALALLSIAVMQKRHCRILHFTGRVERTDDFAGTAPDPNRVLDCIEKFYNGNDTSFTAALTGALESIKQHEKSRKADVVLITDGLDIPSQDFIEQWQQAKKKYEFSCYGILIADGNQDSAEATIGDLCDRYTTIDNLNDDSEIDILFTI